Below is a genomic region from Bradyrhizobium sp. 1(2017).
CGATCGTGATCCACGGCGTGCACCACGTCTTCCATCCGCCGGTCGCGCTTGGCAGCTGGCCCGACAGCGATCGCCGCTCGCGCATCGTGTTCATCACACGCGGCATCGCGCGTGCGGAGGTCCTCGAGCTCTGGCAAGCGGTCCGCGCGGCCGCCTAGCTTTACGTCAACTCAACCAGAACTTCGGCGTTGCCGGCTCCAGCCGGCCGCCGACGCGCACCGGTGCGATGCGGAGCGCAAGGCCCGTCGTGTCGTCCGTCTCCACGGCGACGGCGCTCAGCGTCGCGGTGCCGGCGGCCGGCTCGAACCGCGCCGACGGAATTCCCGAGGTGAACCTCCGCAGCGGCTCTTCCTTCTGCATGCCGATGATGGAATCGTAATCGCCGGTCATGCCGGCATCCGTCATGTAGGCGGTGCCGCCCGACAGGATCTGGTGGTCGGCGGTCGGCACATGCGTATGCGTGCCGACGACGAGGCTGGCGCGGCCGTCGCAGAAGAAGCCGATGCCCTGCTTCTCGCTGGTCGCCTCGCAATGGAAATCGACGACGACGGCATCGGCGGCGACGCCGAGCGGACAGGCGCCGAGCTCACGCTCCAGCGCCGCGAAAGGATCGTCGAACGGGGTCATGAAGACGCGGCCCAGCGCGTTGACGACGAGGGCATGCTTGCCGTTCTTGGTCTCGACCAGCGCGGCGCCGCGGCCGGGCGTGCCGCGCGGATAGTTCGCCGGACGCACCAGGCGCTCGGCACGCTCGATGAACACCAACGCCTCGCGCTGGTCCCAGGAATGATTGCCGAGCGTCACCGCATCGGCGCCGGCGTCCAGGAATTCCTGGTAGATCGCTTCCGTGATGCCGAAGCCGCCGGCGGAATTCTCGCCGTTGACGACGACCAGATCGAGCGACCAGTCCTTGACCATGCCGGGCAGATGGTCGGCAATGGCGGTGCGTCCCGCACGCCCGACGACGTCACCCACGAAGAGAATGCGCAACTTCAGAACTCCGGAAATCGAATACGTCCGATTCCGTTAGCACATAATCCAGCGCGACGTCGTGCGATAGTGCCGGAACCGCATCGATCTCCTGCGCCGCAAAAGCAAGGCCGATGCCGACGATTTGCTTGGTCTTGCGCAAATGCGCGAAGGTGAAATCGTAATGCCCCGCACCATAGCCGATGCGATGGCCGAGGCGGTCGAAGGCGGCGAGCGGCGTCAGCATGATGTCGGGAATGACTTCGGCGGCCGCCGGAGACGGCTCGGGAATGCCGAGCGGGCCGAGCATCAGGCGATCGTTCGGATGAAACAGACGGAAGATCAGCGACTGGCCGCGCGCCGTGACACAAGGCAGCGCCAGCCTCGCGCCTTCCTCGGCGAGCTTCTTCAGGAGCGGCATCGGATCGATCTCGCTGCGGATCGGCGAATAGCCGGAGACGATGCTGCCGGGCAGCAGCTTGAACGGCAGCCCGCGCTTGGCGAGCTTCGCAGCGGCGGTGGTGCGCTTCTTCTCGCTCAGCGCGTCGCGCTTGGCGAGGGCCTTGGCGCGGAGTTCGGCTTTGGAGTTGGACATGCGCTTTGGTCCCCCACGTCATCACCCGCGAAGGCGGGTGATCCAGTATTCCAGAGGCGGTGGTGATTCACACAAAAGCCGCGGCCTACTGGATGCCCCGGTCGAGCCGGGGCATGACACCTACTGAAATAGCCGCAGTCGTTTCGACAGGCACGAACCAAAAACGAAAACAGTGCGAAGCCGCGTACGCCGTTGAAGCACTCGATCCCGGAGTTCCCTACGAAAGTAGGTGGGCACCATATGTCCGGGCCCACGGGCCCGGCCAGGGACAGTTCCCTAAAGGATCGATAAGGCCCCGGGGATATATGGCTCCTGACGCACGTCGCAGCCTCGCTCGCGCAATGTAACAACGATACTGACGAATCGCCAGCCCGGCGAAGAGTTGCTACTCACCTGTCCCGCTTGCGGGAGAAGGCGGCGCGAAGCGCCGGGTGAGGGCTCTCTCCTCTAGGGGGATTGTCCCGTTGCGGAGACACCCTCTCCCCAGCCCTCCCCCGCAAGCGGGGGAGGGAGCGCACTGGCCGCGTGGCCGCACAGCGCGCCTCAGCCGATCGCGATCCCGTTGCCGACGGTGCGGTTCAGGACCTGGGTCGATTTCTCGATGCGTTCGGCGGCGGCGTTCAGCGCGTTGACCACGGCGGTCTGCGTCATCCGGGCGCGCTCGACGGCGGCGTTGCGGAAATCCCGCAATTCGGTCAGCTCCTGCTCCAGGGTACGGACACGGTTGCTGGTGTCGACCAATTCGTCGCAGACGGTCAGCGCCGCCATCACCGTGAGGCGCGCATCGCCGATCTCGCCGAATTTTCCGCGCAGCGACTGGATGCGCGTCTCCAGGGTTTCGGCGAGCTTGAGCAGCCGCACCTCCTGGCCCTCCTCGCAGGCCATCCGGTATTGCCGGCCGTTGATGGTGACGTTGATGTGGCTCATCCGTC
It encodes:
- a CDS encoding TIGR00282 family metallophosphoesterase — protein: MRILFVGDVVGRAGRTAIADHLPGMVKDWSLDLVVVNGENSAGGFGITEAIYQEFLDAGADAVTLGNHSWDQREALVFIERAERLVRPANYPRGTPGRGAALVETKNGKHALVVNALGRVFMTPFDDPFAALERELGACPLGVAADAVVVDFHCEATSEKQGIGFFCDGRASLVVGTHTHVPTADHQILSGGTAYMTDAGMTGDYDSIIGMQKEEPLRRFTSGIPSARFEPAAGTATLSAVAVETDDTTGLALRIAPVRVGGRLEPATPKFWLS
- a CDS encoding 5-formyltetrahydrofolate cyclo-ligase, whose amino-acid sequence is MSNSKAELRAKALAKRDALSEKKRTTAAAKLAKRGLPFKLLPGSIVSGYSPIRSEIDPMPLLKKLAEEGARLALPCVTARGQSLIFRLFHPNDRLMLGPLGIPEPSPAAAEVIPDIMLTPLAAFDRLGHRIGYGAGHYDFTFAHLRKTKQIVGIGLAFAAQEIDAVPALSHDVALDYVLTESDVFDFRSSEVAHSLRG
- a CDS encoding cell division protein ZapA translates to MSHINVTINGRQYRMACEEGQEVRLLKLAETLETRIQSLRGKFGEIGDARLTVMAALTVCDELVDTSNRVRTLEQELTELRDFRNAAVERARMTQTAVVNALNAAAERIEKSTQVLNRTVGNGIAIG